Part of the Oncorhynchus mykiss isolate Arlee chromosome 23, USDA_OmykA_1.1, whole genome shotgun sequence genome is shown below.
ACTTTTCATACCCCAAAGCagccattttttgggggggtttattGTGTACTAGGAACTAACTATTACACCAGAATATCTCAAATTTCCTACTTCCACCTAAATGCTATTTGTCAAGTTTATTCTGCTGATCTGTGTatttgtatacagtgccttcagaaagtattcatacctcttgacctattccacattgtgttgagttacagcctgaattcaaaatggattaaatagataactttgtcattatggggtattgtgtgtaggtaggTGAGGAGAAAATTAAAACGTGTTTAGAAAtgtagatcattttagaaagaaacacCTGTGTAAGGGTCaatggttgacagtgcatgtaaaagcagaaactataccatgaagtctaaggaaatgtccgtagatctccgagaGAGCATTGGGATGAGACATACTGTACCAATCAAAAgatgacacctactcattccagggtttctcttcattttttacattgtggaataatagtgaagatatcaaaattatgatgggtctgaataattatgtaaatgtgatatccattttctaaaaaccagtttttgctttgtactggagtattgtgtgtagatttgggAAATgtcatccatttcagaataaagTATGAAAAAcatcaagtggtctgaatactttcccaatgcatgGCAGAGTAAATGGCAGAGCACCCAGCTAATAAATCGAGATAGTGCACCTATTACCTACTCTACTACCCACTCCGGTGAGTGTCAAGAAATAAATCCCTGTTACTGCTAAACACCCTACATACAGGTAGGGCTGTGCTGTTGCGCTCTGCAGTTTTACACAAGACACGATCACTCTTCCCCCTCTGTCCTTGTGTGAGCATTAGGCTCTGCATCTACCTCTCACCTGGTTACTTAGGCCTCTAAAGTATTTTACAGGGGATGAAATTGAGATGGGTTCAACATAAAGATTTCTTAAAGCAGAGCTCTCTCACATAACGAGCAGATATGTACATATTTATGCATTTCCCCTTGCCAGGTCTCCCTCTGAGAAATAGTTCATAACCGCATCAGACATCCTGGTAAAGTCAATGTGTAACCCCTCCCACTGACCTGGCAGGCGGGGCTCAGCTCCATCTTCCTCCTGATGAAGAGCGCCACATGGTGGACAGTGGCATCCCCCGATACTCGCACATACCGCCTCTCCAAAGGCTGGCCAGGGACACGGGTGTTAGAGCATGCAATCCCTTGTTCATTTTACCAATATAACTCAAATTCACAATAGCAACATTGCTTTATGCATGACCATTACTATATAGTGGCTGGATAGCAGCATTATGCTGTTATTTAATTTTAACAGTCTCATACAAGTCATTATGAGAAAAGAGTGTGACAGCAGTAATTACCTTATAGCCGTCTATGCCTTCTTCCGCTCTGGAAACAAACAACTTTACATATAATTTTCTTAATCCTTGCAACCAATCTTGTACAGTTAACCATCAGTCTTGTAACTTGAAATGTTCTCCCTagtccagggtttcccaaactctgtcatGGGGACCCCAAGAGGTGCACATTTAGTTATTTgccatagcactacacagctgatttaaataatCAACTATTCATCAAGCTTTGAccattttaatcagctgtgtagtgctatggcAAAAAACAAAAAGGAGTACCCCTGGcagtccccaggaccgagttagGGAAATGCTGCCCTAGTCCATATGCACTCAAAGGAAGCACAGTAGCACTCCAGCACCATCTACTGGTGTAGCCAAGAATGACCAGAGACAAACAATCTAATTTCAAAATTTCTCAGGGAATACCCTTCCATCCCTCAAATAGAAAATGCTAGGGAGAGACTCACCCCAAAAACTCCAGCTGCAGTGACACGTCCAGTTCAGGAGGGATGGCGAAGACAGACTGGGGCAGCAATGCCCTCCTCTGCTTCTGGTTCTTCAGCACAGGGACCGCAGGGGACGCCATCACTGTGGTCACAGAGAAAGACAAGCGTTTACAGAAGCATTAGGGGAATGTTCCACACCCagcactgagacagacagagacatggctAAAATCAGAGGGTCTTCAAATACCCAAACTATTTCCTATAAACAAAGCTGCACCAAATCTCTACCAAAAAAGAACAATTAGCAGCAACGACGACGACATTGGTCTTATATACCTGGTTTAGGCACCTCCAGTCCTCTCTGTTTGTAAAAATCAATCATCCTTGCTCTCTCCACTGCAAAGACAATAAAGAGTAAAGACAATACTAATTTTAACTGCAAAACAAAAGATTGCCAAGAGGCATTTGGGGAAAATCTGAGAAATGGAAGGCTTGTGGATACTTACTTTCTTCCAGATGTGGCAGCATCTTGTAAACAATATCTTGCAACTGTCTGTCAGGTCTGTGGAGATGCAAAAACACCCACCATACAGTAAGCATCTACATACCAGTGTATAAGTGAGTATTAACCTATAGCTCATTGTATTAATTGATAACAGGTCAATGTGAGAGGTATAGTAATCAACTTCAAAGCTGACGTTGTTTCAGTGAACATCTCAGTTTATCATGGCAACGTTTTCATTCAAATGAGTTGGCACAACAGTAATATTTACATTTGCATCCCTTTGGCCTGTGCTGAAAGCAGAGTTCTGCAATAGATGACGAGTGTGCTTGGACATGAATAATAGTGGTGTCTACAGAGAGACATCAGTATCCGTGCATCACACCAGGACTTTGTGTTCCAGGTAACTCCCCAGCAGGGAGAGGGTAACCATAGAAACAGACACTCATGGGATGTCCTCTTTAAATAACATGATGCCAAGTAGAAAAACATGAACCGATGTCTTCAAATGTAAAACAAGACAAGAGTCTGTGTGCTCGTAGATTTCATGCAGGCATGCTTACTTTATGTTGTACAATGGTTGTGTCTGATGGACTACAATGCTGCAATTGGGACACCTGTTGCTGTAGAAGAAGTGTTTCACTATGCAGCTTTTACAAACTGGGGAAGAGAGAACAGATTACAAAGGAAGTATGACTGATGGAATGAGACTGAAGGGATAGCAGTCATATTTCAGGATTGTTTATCTCAAATCATTGTAACTCACAAGTGTGCAGACACTCTGTGATGGTGGTGGAATCAATTAGGATTCCGCAGCAGAGAGTACAGCGGATGTAAGGGTAAAATTGATTAAGAGGGAGTTCAGGCTgtgaaaacaaaacacaaaacattcACAATGTCATTCCACATTATAGAACTGGAGTGCATCACAGTTATAATAGAGTACCAACCAGTGTAGCAGATATCATATAACAACAGTACATTCATTATTCTCGTCACTCCAGCAAAATTAGAAAAACACTAGATATTGTCCAAGTCTGCAATACTGTACCTCATCCCCTGAATCCGAGTCAACATTATTAGATGTCCCATTGTGGTCTTTCGAACCATCGTTGTCGACACTGTTCTGGTGGCTAATATCGGTTGGTGTCGCTTCTTCTGACTGCTGACCGACACTCAAACAACTGGGTCCTTCGAGTTCAGTGGTGCTGTCCTCCATAGTACTGCAAATTGGGTTGATTTCCGCGCCAATAAATTCTTCAATTAATCAATAATTTGATATTCACCTGACCCTAGCATTATTAGCAAACGTGCTGGCTAGCTCAATAAATACAAAGAACACACAACGACAACAGTTCAACCTCTACTTTAACGGACTAACGTTACCAATAAACCCCATGTGATTTAACCACTAACTATTGCTTAAATGTTATCGCTAACCccaaatatataaaaaacaaaACCAACTGTAACAGTTGCTGGCTAACGTTACTGTTGTCGCTCAAGTTTCAGCAACTTCCTGGCACTATGGCAATGAAACGAGCCAATTAAATCATAACAGAGCAGAGTCCACTAGAAATAGAATTTCAAGACTGGACCACAGTTGCTTTGCCTTATCTTGCTTCTCTAGGAAGAATATGGATTCATATGATATTAATGAAGAATTGAAAATATTTAAGCTgtcataaaaatacatttaaaaatgacTTGATTGGAGTTCAGTATCTCCCAAATATGGATATTATTGATAGTTATAGGTTCTGCTTAATTATAGAAATCTGGATCGGATACCTCCAGATGTGGCCATTAAAATCTCTAACTATTAATTTGACAATGCAAGATACAGGGAACAGTCAAACATGAGGAATCCGGCATCGGAGCACAGAACAGAGCTCTGAAAGTCCTCGTGGTTTAATATGCAATCACATTTGGCtctttggaagttgtgggaacgtgtgaaaccaaaaacacattggttgtgggaactAAGCCATGTGTTTCCTGACTGGTAAAACTGAATGTTTTTGAAAGGTTCTGAGAAACAAAGTGAACATTTCACCTTTTCTGGGAAAGTTTATTTTTAGGTTGCATGAAGGTTCCTTATATCTTATCTGccattgactggaacgaactacaaaaatctctgaaactggaaacacttatctccctcactagcttgatccaccagctgtcagagtagctcacatatcactgcacctgtacatagcccatccataaatagcccaaacaactaccacttcccctactgtatttatttagctcctttgcacccaagcatgtctactttgcacactcatctgtcaaatctaccattccagtgttttaattgctatattgtatttacttcgccaccatggcctgtttattggctttacctcccttatctcacctcatttgctcacattgtatatatactaATTTTTCTAAGTATTTCTAagagtttgttttactccatgtgtaaatctgtgttgttatgtgtcaaactgctttgctttatcttggccaggttgcagttgtaaatgagaacttgttcctaatttgcctacctggttaaataaaggtgaaataaaaaatataggtGGAGGTTTATGAaaaactttcactgaatgtttcaatgGGACTTTTAATTACATTATTAGCTTATTTTTTGAATTCCAAGCACAAACTTAATTTCCTTCGGCATTATTCATGCAAACAAATTTCTTCTGTATGTTGACATGGCATCAGTGAGATTtaaacctatgatcttctgtttTGTATCCATTGAATGagtccactgcaccaccaggatggagctagcatgtcGTGTTTTTTATACATATAAAGCTGgttattttagtctattcaaaacagaccccatttcaaaggaaacaagtaTTCATTAAAGGGATTATCCTGTACTTTGTAAACGcctactttttagccagtagttctgaaagtagctcTACTGTACAAAGTGTATCGAGTCACATATGtgcagatacagtaccagtcaattttggacacacctactcattctacattgtagaataatagtgaagacatcaaaactaggaaataacacatatggaatcatgtagtaaccaaaagtgtcatatttgagattcttcaaagtagccacccttggccatgatgacagctttgcacacgcttggcattctctcaaccagcttcatgaggtagtcacctggttgcatttcaattaacaggtgtgccttgttaaaagttaatttgtggaatttttatccttcttaatatgtttgagccaatcagttgtgttgaaaCAAGGTAGaaatggtatacagaagatagggctatttggtaaaagatcaagtccatattatggcaagaacagcttaaatatgcaaagagaaatgAGAGcaaatcattactttaagacatgaaggtcagtcaattcggaacatcaagaactttgaaagtttcttcaagtgcagtcgcaagaacctatcaagcgctatgatgaaactagctctcacgaggaccagaaagaaagacccagagtcacctctggGTTAagttaagttcattagagttaccagcctcagaaattacagcccaagtaaatgcttcacagagttcaagtaacagacatctcaacatcaactgttcagagtagactgcgtgaagcaggccttcatggttgaattgctgcaaagaaacccctactaaaaggacaccaataaggaagagacttgcttgggccaagaaatatgtgcaatggacattagaccggtggaaatctgttctttggtctgatgagtacaaattagatttttagttccaaccgttgtgtctttgtgagacgcagagtaggtgaacagaggatcttcacatgtgtggttcccactgtgaagcatggaagtggtgtgatggtgctttgctggagacactgtcagtgatttatttagaattcaaggcagccTTAACAagatttgatggttcgtcgctgcagaatgctgtggtagccatgctggtttgagcttagtggaactatcatttgtttttcaacaggacaatgacccaacacacctccaggctgtgtaaggcagGGTTGGGCAACTCCAGTCTGAGGGCCTGATTGGGGTCACACTTTCTCCATCCCTGGCAAACACAGCTGactaatcaaattgcattctgaactgaagatcatgattcgGTAATTATTGGAAttaggtgtgttagctggggagcaactgacaccaatcaggccctcgaggactggaattgcccaccgctggtgtaagggctatttgaccaaggagagtgaaggaaaacctccttttactctctgttccagacgttctagacaaccaattcttattgcttttagccatacccttatcctactcctcctctgttcctctggcgatgtagaggtgaatccaggccctgcagtgcctagctccactcctatttcccaggcgctctcttttgatgacttctgtaatcgtaatagccttggtttcatgcatgttaacattcgaagcctcctccctaagtttgttttattcactgctttagcacactctgccaacccggatgttctagctgtgtctgaatcctggcttaggaagaccaccaaaaattgaCATttatcccaaactacaacattttcagacaagatagaactgccaaagggggcagtgttgcaatctactgcaaagatagtcctgtcttactatccaggtctgtacccaaacaatttgaatttCTACTTTAAAAAAGCCACCTctctaaaaaaaaaagtgtctcaccgttgccgcctgctatagacgaccctctgcccccagctgtgctctggacaccatatgtgaactgattgccccccatctatcttcagagctcgtgctgctaggcgacctaaactggaacatgcttaacaccccagccatcctacaatctaagcttgatgccctcaatctcacacaaatgatcaatgaacctaccaggtacctccccaagggcaccctcatagatatcatcctaaccaacttgccctctaaatacacctctgctgtcttcaaccaagatctcagcaatcactgcctcattgcctgcatccataatgggtcagcggtcaaacaacctccactcatcactgtcaaacactccctgaaacacttcagcgagcaggcctttctaatcgacctggccggtgTCACGTTTtatcaaggtgggtggaatcaggcgcagagagcaggtttcaGTGATTCGACAGTTTATTCTCCAGCGCACAAAAAACACGGTTAACCCAACATACAGGGtgaataatccaacacaggatcaaaAATAGACCGGAGAATAAAACACAAGTACTACACCAAATGACATGAATACAAAACAATCCCGCAATTGtgggacaacctactacatataaggacgttaattaaactaaaatacacacaggtgaaactaataagacaaaaccaacagataaacaaaaaagggatcggtagtggctagtaggacgctgacaacgaccgccgagcaccgcccgaacttcggcggaagtcgtgacagtaccctgACGCGTGGCCCCCGCAGCGCGCTGCCCCcgtcctcgaggacgacccggaggacgaggtgctgggcgatccgggtggaggcggtggaaatctctcaggagagaagcgtccaaaatgtcccccaccggaacccagcatctctccatctcccctcccagtccacgaggtactgtaggccccccacccggcgtctcgaatccagaatgccccgaactgtgtacgccggggacccctcgatgtccagagggggcggagggacctcaggcacctcaccttcttgcaggggaccagccaccaccggcctgaggagagacacatgaaacgagcggttaatacggtaatacctaggaagttgtaacctgtaacacacctcgtttattctcctctggactttgaatggccccacacactgcgaccccagcttccgacagggcaggcggagggacaggtttcgggtcgagagccagaccctgtcccccggtgcaaacacgggggcctcactgcggtgctggtcagcgctcctcttctgccgtttTCCCGCTAACCGTAGTGAGTCCTGAACGGCTTTCCAggtgtccttggagcgctgtacccattcctccaccgcaggagcctcagtctggtgccatggggccaggaccggctggtaacctaacacacactcaaaaggggacaagttagttgaggagtggcgtagggagttctgagctagttcagcccagggaacataccttgcccactcaccaggccggtcccggcaataggaccgcagatacctgcccacatcctggtttacgcgctccacctgcccattactctcggggtgaaaacctgaggttaagctgaccgagactcccagtctctccataaacgccctccacactctggacgtgaattggggaccccgatcagaaacgatgtcctcaggcaccccatagtgccggaagacatgggtaaacaaggcctccgcagtctgcagggccgtagggagacagggcaacgggatgagacgacaggacttggaaaaccgatccacaacgaccaggatcgtagtacttccctgggacgggggaaggtcggtaagaaagtccaccgataagtctgtccacggccgttgtggaacggggaggggttgtaatttccctctaggcaggtgccgaggagccttgctctgagcacacactgagcaggaggagacataaaatcgcaccggtcctcccttcag
Proteins encoded:
- the LOC110502401 gene encoding polycomb group RING finger protein 6 — translated: MEDSTTELEGPSCLSVGQQSEEATPTDISHQNSVDNDGSKDHNGTSNNVDSDSGDEPELPLNQFYPYIRCTLCCGILIDSTTITECLHTFCKSCIVKHFFYSNRCPNCSIVVHQTQPLYNIKPDRQLQDIVYKMLPHLEEMERARMIDFYKQRGLEVPKPVMASPAVPVLKNQKQRRALLPQSVFAIPPELDVSLQLEFLGAEEGIDGYKPLERRYVRVSGDATVHHVALFIRRKMELSPACQVDVVCGDHLLDRYQSLREVQRSMGDDALQDGLLILHFGLVLAAHT